In Synechococcus sp. RS9909, one genomic interval encodes:
- a CDS encoding methyltransferase domain-containing protein, with amino-acid sequence MVGFAELTMASCCGPAGLDQTDAVQQRYGAAAAEREACLCTPVAFDAALLEVIPAEVVERDYGCGDPTRWVQSGDTVLDLGSGSGKNAFICAQVVGAGGRVLGVDRNAEMLALSRAAAPVVAERIGVANVEFLEGAIEALDAPTANGQPLVADASVDLVLSNCVLNLVNPSARERLLANIRRVLRPGGRVAISDIVCDRPVPLALQQDPELWSGCISGAWQEQAFLADFVALGFENVHYADRSSEPWRVVEGIEFRAVTLVGVVPGG; translated from the coding sequence ATGGTCGGATTCGCTGAGCTCACCATGGCGTCCTGCTGCGGCCCTGCCGGCCTTGACCAAACCGATGCGGTGCAGCAGCGGTATGGCGCTGCTGCGGCTGAGCGGGAAGCCTGTCTCTGCACCCCTGTGGCCTTTGATGCCGCCCTGCTCGAGGTGATCCCGGCCGAGGTAGTGGAGCGGGATTACGGCTGTGGTGATCCCACCCGCTGGGTGCAGTCGGGTGACACCGTGCTCGATCTGGGCAGCGGCAGCGGCAAGAACGCCTTCATCTGTGCCCAGGTGGTGGGGGCCGGTGGCCGGGTGCTCGGGGTGGATCGCAATGCCGAGATGCTCGCCCTCTCCCGTGCGGCAGCGCCCGTGGTGGCGGAGCGGATCGGGGTGGCCAATGTGGAGTTTCTGGAGGGTGCGATCGAGGCTCTCGACGCCCCCACAGCGAACGGGCAGCCCCTGGTGGCGGATGCCAGCGTTGATCTGGTGCTCAGCAACTGCGTGCTCAACCTGGTGAACCCCTCCGCCCGTGAACGGTTGCTGGCCAACATCCGGCGTGTGCTGCGCCCCGGCGGTCGGGTGGCGATCAGCGACATCGTCTGTGATCGGCCCGTGCCCCTCGCCCTGCAGCAGGACCCGGAGCTCTGGAGTGGCTGCATCAGCGGCGCCTGGCAGGAGCAGGCCTTCCTCGCTGATTTCGTGGCGCTTGGTTTTGAGAACGTGCATTACGCCGATCGCTCCAGCGAGCCCTGGCGCGTGGTGGAGGGCATCGAATTCCGTGCTGTCACGCTCGTCGGCGTTGTGCCGGGCGGCTGA
- a CDS encoding pseudouridine synthase: protein MATAESTLLLHKPYGVLSQFTPEPGSRWRCLADLVPVPQVYAAGRLDADSEGLLLLTTEGRLQQRLTDPRFGHWRTYWVQVEGTATDKQLQQLCDGVLVQGRQTLPAQAQRLRHDQIQPWPDRVPPIRERRSIPTDWLELSLREGRNRQVRRMTAAVGLPTLRLIRSAIDLMDGGLPLNLNGLAPGSWRPVSTEEHLRLQALLSRPAQRRRA, encoded by the coding sequence GTGGCCACGGCTGAGTCGACCCTGCTGCTGCACAAGCCCTACGGCGTGCTCAGCCAGTTCACCCCGGAACCAGGCAGCCGTTGGCGCTGCCTGGCTGATCTGGTGCCCGTGCCCCAGGTGTATGCCGCCGGGCGCCTCGATGCCGACAGCGAAGGATTGCTGCTGCTCACCACGGAAGGACGGCTCCAGCAGCGCCTCACCGATCCCCGCTTCGGCCACTGGCGCACCTACTGGGTGCAGGTGGAGGGCACCGCGACGGACAAGCAACTGCAGCAGCTGTGCGATGGCGTGCTGGTGCAGGGGCGCCAGACCCTGCCGGCTCAGGCACAACGCCTCCGCCACGACCAGATCCAGCCGTGGCCGGATCGCGTGCCACCGATCCGTGAACGCCGCTCCATCCCCACCGATTGGCTGGAATTGAGCCTGCGGGAAGGGCGCAACCGCCAGGTGCGTCGCATGACCGCCGCCGTCGGGCTGCCCACGCTGCGCCTGATCCGCAGTGCCATCGATCTGATGGATGGGGGGCTGCCCTTGAACCTGAACGGTTTGGCGCCTGGCTCCTGGCGGCCCGTGAGCACAGAGGAACACCTCCGCCTTCAGGCCCTGCTCAGCCGCCCGGCACAACGCCGACGAGCGTGA
- a CDS encoding Nif11-like leader peptide family natural product precursor, translating to MSESALIAFASLVQSDSQVREQVRQAPTPQHVVDLASEKGHEFTQATLMKMQAEKMKHVHDDHLNGASSWGEALLLCFGGHG from the coding sequence GTGTCTGAATCCGCTCTGATCGCCTTCGCATCCCTGGTGCAATCCGATTCGCAGGTCCGCGAACAGGTGCGTCAAGCCCCCACCCCCCAGCACGTGGTGGATCTGGCCAGCGAAAAGGGCCATGAATTCACCCAGGCCACGCTGATGAAAATGCAGGCCGAAAAGATGAAGCACGTCCACGACGACCACCTCAACGGAGCCTCCAGCTGGGGTGAGGCGCTGCTGCTCTGCTTCGGTGGCCACGGCTGA
- the infA gene encoding translation initiation factor IF-1, whose product MIETSGVIEKEQGNGFYLVTLEQPAGHQCLCRAAGKLTKFRIKLLAGDKVLVEISPYDLTRGRITYRERNAGAPGGRPGGNRPGGPRRR is encoded by the coding sequence ATGATCGAAACTTCGGGTGTGATTGAAAAAGAACAGGGCAACGGGTTCTACCTCGTCACCCTCGAGCAGCCCGCCGGTCACCAGTGCCTCTGCCGTGCCGCCGGCAAGCTCACCAAGTTCCGCATCAAACTCCTGGCCGGCGACAAGGTGCTGGTGGAGATCAGTCCCTACGACCTCACCCGTGGCCGCATCACCTACCGCGAGCGCAACGCCGGTGCTCCGGGTGGTCGCCCAGGTGGCAACCGACCCGGCGGTCCGCGTCGACGCTGA
- the trxB gene encoding thioredoxin-disulfide reductase — MAAETGLTPGTTAPDTENLVIIGSGPAGYTAAIYAARANLSPLLITGFQRGGIPGGQLMTTTHVENFPGFPDGVLGPDLMDLMKAQAERWGTRLLEADADAIDLSRRPFRIEADGCSIQAQAVILATGASANRLGLPQEERFWSKGISACAICDGATPQFRNEELAVVGGGDSACEEAVYLTKYGSHVHLLVRSGQLRASAAMADRVQANPQISVHWHTEVADAEGDDWLASLRLRNRQSGEERQLPVRGLFYAIGHTPNTELVQGQLSCDAKGYLVTQPGRPETSLEGVYAAGDVADAEWRQGITAAGSGCQAALAAERWLSHHNLASLVSRDSVEPAQAATPQTSETTTEASYDPDALWQKGSYALRKLYHDSSKPLLVVYTSPSCGPCHVLKPQLKRVLDELGGRAQGLEIDIEADQEIAQQAGVNGTPTVQLFFGKELKQQWRGVKQRSEFRSAIEALLGAPV; from the coding sequence ATGGCTGCTGAGACCGGCCTCACCCCCGGCACCACCGCTCCTGACACCGAAAATCTGGTGATCATCGGTTCGGGGCCCGCCGGCTACACCGCGGCGATTTACGCCGCTCGCGCCAATCTCAGCCCCCTGCTGATCACCGGGTTTCAACGGGGCGGCATCCCCGGCGGTCAGCTGATGACCACTACCCACGTGGAGAACTTCCCGGGATTCCCCGATGGGGTGTTGGGCCCCGACCTGATGGACCTGATGAAGGCCCAGGCCGAACGCTGGGGCACCCGACTGCTCGAGGCCGATGCCGACGCGATCGACCTGAGCCGCCGCCCCTTCCGCATCGAAGCCGATGGATGCAGCATCCAGGCCCAGGCCGTGATTCTCGCCACCGGCGCGAGCGCCAATCGCCTCGGGCTGCCCCAGGAGGAGCGCTTCTGGAGCAAGGGCATCAGTGCCTGCGCCATCTGCGATGGCGCCACTCCCCAGTTCCGCAATGAGGAGCTGGCAGTGGTGGGCGGTGGTGATTCCGCCTGCGAAGAAGCGGTGTATCTCACCAAATACGGCAGCCACGTGCATCTGCTCGTGCGCTCCGGCCAGTTGCGCGCCAGTGCGGCGATGGCCGACCGGGTGCAAGCCAACCCCCAGATCAGCGTGCACTGGCACACCGAGGTGGCTGACGCAGAGGGCGACGATTGGCTGGCGTCATTGCGACTGCGCAATCGGCAGAGCGGCGAGGAGCGACAACTGCCGGTGCGCGGCCTCTTCTATGCCATCGGCCACACGCCGAATACCGAGTTGGTGCAAGGCCAGCTCAGCTGCGATGCCAAGGGCTACCTGGTGACCCAACCGGGCCGGCCGGAAACCTCGCTGGAGGGCGTGTATGCCGCCGGCGATGTGGCCGATGCGGAATGGCGCCAGGGCATCACTGCGGCCGGCAGCGGCTGCCAGGCGGCCCTGGCGGCGGAACGCTGGCTCAGCCATCACAACCTGGCGAGCCTGGTGAGCCGCGACAGCGTGGAACCGGCTCAGGCCGCCACGCCCCAGACCAGCGAAACCACCACCGAAGCGAGCTACGACCCGGATGCGCTCTGGCAAAAGGGCAGTTACGCCCTGCGCAAGCTCTATCACGACAGCAGCAAGCCCCTGCTCGTGGTGTACACCTCCCCCAGCTGCGGCCCCTGCCACGTGCTCAAACCGCAATTGAAGCGCGTGCTGGATGAGTTGGGCGGCCGAGCTCAGGGCCTGGAAATCGACATCGAAGCCGATCAGGAGATCGCCCAGCAGGCCGGGGTGAATGGCACCCCCACCGTGCAACTGTTCTTCGGGAAGGAACTGAAACAGCAGTGGCGCGGTGTGAAGCAGCGCAGCGAATTCCGCTCCGCGATCGAGGCTCTGCTGGGCGCACCCGTCTGA
- a CDS encoding DEAD/DEAH box helicase, with product MEWLERPIFRSGPITPTSFQLSGGPEIRPRLWQQQLIQLLRRRLDPASTAGRDVLVHAGPGAGKTLGALLSFRSMQAEKRLQHFMVFCHRTSILQQWRSAASRVGLELVEWTADGDHGQADGWLVTYQGAGRQRQSLLAALAHWRPEGLLAIADEAHHLGVDPEEADGPIWGRTFLDLSQHCRLRLGLTGTPFRADNLAFCAARRVRVDNGGELVEQISPDLCVEPRELIAAGDVRPLEFRFQDGWVEHSREGLPDRDVSPLSAEQRESWRARNLRRAIRLSDSSSIALQLLLRARRQLAKVRERHPRAAGLVIARDIDHASSISRLLREEGDRVDLVHSQDPEASQRLGAFEKGTADWLVSIDMCAEGFDAPRLRVVAYLTTVVTRSRFIQGITRAVRMSGERAATEAIPRDPSFIFAPADPLLMGYARTWACSEPYRIRTQAPDQAADEGEGTSWRGPSLPLEAVNDGAGAVIRMRTPELPRFLQR from the coding sequence ATGGAATGGTTAGAAAGACCTATCTTCCGGAGCGGGCCGATCACCCCAACCTCGTTCCAGCTCAGCGGCGGACCGGAGATCCGGCCGCGGCTCTGGCAGCAACAGCTGATTCAGTTGCTGCGGCGGCGCCTTGATCCCGCCAGCACGGCCGGCCGCGATGTGCTGGTGCATGCCGGGCCCGGTGCTGGCAAGACCCTTGGGGCGCTGTTGAGCTTCCGCAGCATGCAGGCGGAAAAACGACTGCAGCATTTCATGGTGTTCTGCCATCGCACCTCGATCCTGCAGCAGTGGCGCAGTGCCGCCAGTCGGGTGGGTCTGGAGCTGGTGGAGTGGACTGCGGACGGAGACCATGGCCAGGCCGATGGCTGGCTGGTGACGTACCAGGGGGCTGGGCGGCAACGGCAGAGCCTGTTGGCGGCACTGGCGCACTGGCGCCCGGAGGGACTGCTGGCAATCGCCGATGAAGCCCACCATCTGGGGGTGGATCCGGAGGAAGCGGATGGGCCGATCTGGGGACGCACCTTTCTCGATCTCAGCCAGCACTGTCGCCTGAGGCTCGGACTCACCGGCACCCCGTTCCGTGCCGACAACCTCGCCTTCTGCGCCGCGCGACGCGTGCGCGTGGACAACGGCGGCGAACTGGTGGAACAGATCAGCCCCGATCTCTGCGTGGAGCCACGGGAGCTGATCGCCGCCGGAGATGTGCGCCCCCTTGAGTTCCGGTTTCAGGATGGCTGGGTGGAACACAGCCGCGAGGGCCTCCCCGATCGGGATGTGTCACCGCTCTCCGCCGAACAACGGGAGAGCTGGCGGGCCCGCAACCTGCGGCGGGCCATTCGCCTCTCCGACTCCAGCAGCATCGCTTTGCAACTGCTGCTGCGGGCGAGGCGGCAACTGGCCAAAGTGCGCGAACGCCACCCCCGGGCGGCGGGACTGGTGATCGCCCGCGACATCGACCACGCCAGCAGCATCAGCCGTTTGCTCAGGGAGGAGGGCGACCGGGTCGATCTGGTGCATTCCCAGGATCCGGAGGCCTCGCAGCGCCTGGGCGCGTTTGAGAAGGGCACGGCCGATTGGCTTGTGAGCATCGACATGTGTGCCGAAGGGTTCGACGCGCCCCGCCTGCGGGTTGTGGCGTATCTCACCACCGTGGTGACGCGAAGCCGCTTCATTCAGGGGATCACCCGGGCCGTGCGCATGAGCGGCGAGCGGGCGGCGACGGAAGCGATCCCCAGGGATCCCTCCTTCATCTTTGCTCCAGCGGACCCGCTGCTGATGGGCTACGCCCGCACCTGGGCCTGCTCCGAGCCTTACCGGATCCGCACCCAGGCCCCGGATCAAGCGGCAGACGAAGGGGAAGGCACCAGCTGGCGCGGTCCGAGCCTTCCCCTGGAAGCGGTGAACGATGGAGCCGGGGCCGTGATCCGCATGCGCACTCCCGAACTTCCCCGCTTTTTGCAGCGTTAA
- a CDS encoding Re/Si-specific NAD(P)(+) transhydrogenase subunit alpha, whose product MILPRLFIPVESATAETRVAASPETVRKFISLGCSVTIEQGAGASAGFVDTAYSEAGAELVPPADPQAWGSADVLLCVQQPSASALARLRRGALLVGLLAPYGNDALATALQSGGCSAMALELLPRISRAQAADALSSQANIAGYKAVLLGAGALDRYFPMLMTAAGTVQPARVVVLGAGVAGLQAVATARRLGAVVYVSDIRPAVKEQVESLGARFIDPPDMDDKPAESGGYAKQASDAFLAAQRQQLSDQLAEADVAICTAQVPGRRAPRLISEDMLDRMRPGSVVVDLAVAQGGNCADTEPSRTVDRKGVKLIGANDLPCTVPNHASALYARNLLSLLEPTLQDGQLKLDTDDELIAGCLVAQDGSIRRGDVLTPGGSN is encoded by the coding sequence ATGATCTTGCCCAGACTTTTCATACCTGTTGAATCTGCGACGGCGGAAACCCGTGTTGCGGCTTCTCCTGAAACCGTCAGGAAATTCATCAGCCTGGGTTGTTCGGTGACGATCGAACAGGGGGCTGGTGCCAGCGCCGGTTTTGTGGACACCGCCTACAGCGAGGCGGGCGCCGAGCTGGTGCCTCCCGCTGATCCCCAGGCCTGGGGATCTGCTGATGTGCTGCTCTGCGTGCAGCAACCCAGCGCCAGTGCCCTCGCTCGCCTGCGCCGCGGCGCCTTGCTGGTGGGCCTGCTCGCTCCCTACGGCAATGACGCGCTGGCCACAGCGCTCCAGTCGGGCGGTTGTTCCGCCATGGCTCTGGAATTGTTGCCACGGATCAGTCGCGCCCAGGCCGCCGACGCCCTCTCCTCCCAGGCCAACATCGCCGGCTACAAGGCCGTGCTCCTGGGGGCCGGCGCCCTCGATCGCTATTTCCCGATGTTGATGACGGCGGCCGGCACCGTCCAGCCCGCCCGTGTGGTGGTGCTGGGGGCCGGTGTGGCCGGGTTGCAGGCGGTGGCCACGGCGCGTCGCCTCGGCGCCGTGGTGTATGTGAGCGATATCCGCCCTGCCGTGAAGGAACAGGTGGAATCGCTCGGGGCCCGCTTCATCGATCCCCCCGACATGGACGACAAACCGGCTGAATCTGGTGGCTATGCCAAGCAGGCATCCGATGCCTTCCTCGCCGCCCAGCGCCAGCAGCTCTCCGACCAGTTGGCGGAAGCCGATGTGGCGATCTGCACCGCCCAGGTGCCGGGGCGCCGCGCCCCTCGCTTGATCAGCGAAGACATGCTCGATCGCATGCGTCCCGGCTCGGTGGTGGTGGATCTGGCCGTGGCCCAGGGCGGAAACTGCGCCGACACCGAACCCTCCCGCACTGTGGATCGCAAGGGCGTGAAGCTGATCGGCGCCAACGATCTGCCCTGCACTGTGCCCAATCACGCCAGTGCCCTCTACGCGCGCAATCTGCTGTCGTTGCTCGAGCCCACGCTCCAAGACGGCCAGCTCAAGCTCGACACCGACGATGAATTGATCGCCGGTTGCCTCGTGGCCCAGGACGGCAGCATCCGTCGTGGCGACGTTCTCACCCCCGGAGGATCGAACTGA
- a CDS encoding NAD(P) transhydrogenase subunit alpha, producing the protein MSFLSEALWVLLLGSLLGLELIGKVPPTLHTPLMSGANAISGITVLAALTLIIKAGHSGNTPLLLLGSVSLGFALFNVIGGFLVTDRMLAMFGRKPARKESR; encoded by the coding sequence ATGTCTTTTCTGAGTGAAGCCCTCTGGGTTCTGCTGCTCGGCAGCCTCCTGGGCCTGGAACTGATCGGCAAGGTGCCTCCCACCCTGCACACCCCCCTGATGAGCGGCGCCAACGCCATCTCCGGCATCACCGTGCTGGCAGCCCTCACCCTGATCATCAAGGCCGGTCACAGCGGCAATACGCCCCTGCTGCTGCTCGGGTCTGTGTCGCTTGGCTTTGCCCTCTTCAACGTGATCGGCGGCTTTCTCGTCACCGATCGGATGCTGGCCATGTTCGGCCGTAAGCCCGCCCGCAAGGAGTCCCGCTGA
- a CDS encoding NAD(P)(+) transhydrogenase (Re/Si-specific) subunit beta, whose product MSSAVIVKFVIDLVAVLLLALGIKGLSKVRSARAANQLAAVAMALAVIGVLVEALSSSGDLTTGLAGGITAASWTWIILGTLVGGVLGAITAQRVPMTSMPETVALFNGCGGMSSLLVALGVALYPAIGGNSEGESGLVETISIVISVFVGSITFTGSIVAMAKLQGWLSTPAWMQSKLRHVVNIALAVAALVGAVEMIRFSGSTHGLWLLVVASGLLGIGVTLPIGGADMPVVISLLNSYSGVAAAAAGFVVGSQLLIVAGAMVGAAGLILTQVMCNGMNRSLVSVLFGGALGATSSAGGGGGEYTNITSCSVEECALTLEAAERVVIVPGYGLAVAQAQHTLREVTRSLEAAGIQVDYAIHPVAGRMPGHMNVLLAEADVPYEQLKEMDVINPEFPATDVVLVLGANDVVNPQAKNDPNSPLYGMPVLDVQQARTVFVVKRGMSAGYSGIKNDLFELANTSMVFGDAKKVLGDLLGELKELGVGKK is encoded by the coding sequence ATGAGCTCTGCTGTGATTGTCAAATTTGTGATCGACCTGGTCGCCGTTTTGCTGCTGGCGCTGGGGATCAAGGGGCTCTCGAAGGTGCGTTCCGCCCGTGCCGCCAACCAGCTCGCTGCCGTGGCGATGGCACTGGCGGTGATTGGTGTGCTGGTGGAGGCGCTCAGTTCCAGTGGTGATCTGACCACGGGCCTGGCCGGCGGCATCACCGCCGCCTCCTGGACCTGGATCATCCTCGGCACCCTCGTGGGGGGTGTGCTCGGTGCGATCACCGCCCAGCGCGTGCCGATGACGTCTATGCCCGAAACCGTGGCGCTCTTCAACGGTTGCGGCGGCATGTCGTCGCTGTTGGTGGCCCTCGGCGTCGCCCTCTATCCCGCCATCGGTGGCAACAGTGAGGGGGAATCCGGTCTGGTGGAAACCATCTCGATCGTGATCTCCGTGTTCGTGGGCTCGATCACCTTCACCGGTTCGATCGTGGCCATGGCCAAGCTGCAGGGCTGGCTGTCCACTCCCGCCTGGATGCAGAGCAAGCTGCGTCATGTGGTGAACATCGCCCTGGCGGTTGCGGCCCTGGTGGGTGCGGTGGAAATGATTCGCTTCAGTGGCAGCACCCATGGGCTCTGGTTGCTGGTGGTGGCCTCCGGCCTGCTCGGCATCGGCGTCACCCTGCCGATCGGCGGCGCCGACATGCCCGTGGTGATTTCCCTGCTCAACAGCTATTCCGGTGTGGCCGCGGCCGCCGCCGGTTTCGTGGTGGGCAGCCAGCTGCTGATCGTGGCGGGGGCCATGGTTGGCGCTGCCGGCCTGATCCTCACCCAGGTGATGTGCAACGGCATGAACCGCTCATTGGTGTCGGTGCTGTTCGGCGGTGCGCTCGGCGCCACGTCCAGCGCCGGTGGCGGCGGAGGTGAATACACCAACATCACCAGCTGCAGCGTGGAGGAATGCGCCCTCACCCTGGAGGCGGCGGAGCGCGTGGTGATCGTGCCCGGTTACGGCCTTGCCGTCGCTCAGGCCCAGCACACCCTGCGCGAAGTCACCCGTTCTCTGGAAGCGGCAGGCATCCAGGTGGATTACGCCATTCATCCGGTGGCTGGCCGCATGCCTGGCCACATGAATGTGCTGCTCGCCGAGGCCGATGTGCCCTATGAGCAACTCAAGGAGATGGATGTGATCAACCCCGAGTTCCCGGCCACCGATGTGGTGCTGGTGCTCGGTGCAAATGATGTGGTCAATCCCCAGGCCAAGAACGACCCCAATTCGCCGCTCTACGGCATGCCGGTGCTGGATGTGCAGCAGGCCCGCACGGTGTTTGTGGTGAAGCGGGGCATGAGTGCCGGCTATTCCGGCATCAAAAACGATCTGTTCGAGCTGGCCAACACCTCGATGGTGTTCGGCGATGCCAAGAAGGTGCTGGGTGATCTGCTCGGGGAGCTCAAGGAGCTGGGCGTCGGCAAGAAGTGA
- a CDS encoding alpha/beta fold hydrolase — protein MSGLLLQQLGVAPYRQRFPWLGGDLQTLRDTLRPMALPPDQGQPLRIAVPALASGAAAAGQLLAFLDRPRPFASSQPPKGLVLLLHGLGGSSRREGLRRLGLTLQASGFAVLRLNLRGADPGRHLAGGTYAAACNSDLLPALMRARELAGDLAAAAGLQRPLPLFGAGLSLGGTMLLNAALAIPGVLDGLFCASSPLDLAACSASIERPRNRVYQRWLLQRLVLQTLADPFGVREPERQQLEAMARGEQAATIRAFDAAITAPRWSFASVESYYSGASPLPRLLEPSRRSLLPPTLLLQALDDPWVPAAAAQRLQAALQISNGAAAAAGNVSVVLTRQGGHNGYHGRGDGRCNGPEPGCWSDRLALAWFDQLRASAGVCGE, from the coding sequence GTGAGCGGTTTGCTGCTTCAGCAGCTCGGGGTTGCGCCCTATCGCCAACGTTTCCCCTGGCTGGGGGGTGACCTGCAGACCCTGCGGGACACCCTCAGGCCGATGGCGTTACCGCCGGATCAGGGGCAGCCGCTCCGGATTGCTGTGCCGGCTCTGGCCAGTGGTGCGGCAGCGGCCGGACAGCTGTTGGCCTTTCTCGATCGTCCCAGGCCTTTCGCCAGCTCTCAGCCGCCCAAGGGGCTGGTGCTGCTGCTGCATGGACTGGGTGGATCCAGCCGGCGCGAGGGGTTGCGCCGGCTGGGTCTCACCCTGCAGGCCAGCGGCTTTGCCGTGTTGCGGCTCAACCTGCGCGGTGCTGATCCCGGTCGCCATCTCGCCGGCGGCACCTACGCCGCCGCTTGCAACAGCGATCTGCTCCCCGCCCTGATGCGAGCCCGGGAGCTCGCCGGGGATCTGGCTGCCGCTGCCGGCTTGCAACGGCCCCTGCCGCTTTTCGGTGCTGGCCTTTCCCTCGGCGGCACCATGCTTCTGAATGCAGCTTTGGCGATCCCCGGGGTGCTCGATGGTCTGTTCTGCGCCAGCAGCCCCCTCGACCTGGCCGCCTGCAGCGCTTCGATCGAGCGTCCGCGCAACCGCGTGTACCAGCGTTGGTTGCTGCAGCGGCTCGTGCTCCAGACCCTGGCCGATCCCTTCGGTGTGCGTGAGCCGGAGCGGCAGCAGCTGGAGGCGATGGCGCGGGGAGAGCAGGCCGCCACGATCCGGGCCTTTGATGCGGCGATCACCGCACCACGGTGGAGCTTTGCCTCCGTGGAGAGCTATTACAGCGGCGCTTCACCGCTGCCCAGGTTGCTTGAGCCCAGCCGGCGCAGCCTGCTGCCACCGACCCTGTTGCTGCAGGCCCTGGATGACCCCTGGGTGCCAGCAGCCGCGGCTCAACGGCTGCAGGCAGCGTTGCAGATCAGCAATGGCGCCGCTGCGGCGGCGGGCAATGTGTCGGTGGTGCTCACGCGCCAGGGCGGCCACAACGGCTATCACGGCCGCGGCGATGGTCGTTGCAACGGTCCGGAGCCGGGTTGCTGGTCGGATCGCCTGGCGCTGGCCTGGTTTGACCAGCTCAGAGCGAGCGCAGGGGTGTGCGGCGAATGA
- a CDS encoding ferredoxin, with translation MISHHLLLCATPAKAKCCDPSIGAASWEALKSGVRALDLENPQRREGIVLRTKADCLRVCEQGPVLLIWPDGIWYGGVTPERVQLILERHVVGGEPCHDWIIRRTPLRSL, from the coding sequence GTGATCAGCCATCACCTGCTGCTCTGCGCCACGCCTGCCAAAGCCAAGTGCTGTGATCCCAGCATCGGCGCTGCCAGCTGGGAGGCGCTCAAGAGTGGCGTGCGCGCCCTCGATCTGGAGAACCCCCAACGACGCGAAGGCATCGTGCTGCGCACCAAGGCGGACTGCCTGCGGGTGTGTGAGCAGGGCCCGGTGTTGCTGATCTGGCCCGACGGGATCTGGTATGGCGGCGTGACCCCGGAACGGGTGCAGCTGATCCTGGAACGCCATGTGGTGGGGGGCGAACCCTGCCACGACTGGATCATTCGCCGCACACCCCTGCGCTCGCTCTGA
- a CDS encoding 1-deoxy-D-xylulose-5-phosphate reductoisomerase: MKAISVLGSTGSIGTQTLEIAREFPDQFRVVSLTAGRNLPLLVEQIVEHQPEVVALADADLLPELRARLEALEANQTPKLLPQLVGGREGLNEAAAWESADLVVTGIVGCAGLLPTLAAVRAGKDLALANKETLIAAGPVVLPELKKSGSRLLPADSEHSAIFQCLQGTPWAENARLSTGIPTPGLRRIQLTASGGAFRDWKAADLEKATVADATSHPNWSMGRKITVDSASLMNKGLEVIEAHYLFGLDYDHIEIVIHPQSIIHSMIELADSSVLAQLGWPDMKLPILYCLSWPSRLDTPWRRLNLTEVGQLTFRSPDPAKYPCMELAYAAGRAGGTMPAVLNAANEEAVAQFLQERIHFLDIPDLIDAACERHKADRMDHPRLEDVLEVDQWARVTVREQVSRGSQRLGMTPVAA; this comes from the coding sequence GTGAAAGCCATCAGCGTGCTGGGCTCCACGGGCTCGATCGGCACCCAGACCCTGGAAATCGCCAGGGAGTTTCCCGACCAGTTCCGGGTTGTCTCCCTCACCGCCGGGCGCAACCTGCCCCTGCTGGTGGAGCAGATCGTGGAGCATCAGCCGGAGGTGGTGGCGCTCGCCGACGCCGATCTGCTGCCTGAGCTGCGCGCCAGGCTGGAGGCCTTGGAGGCGAACCAGACACCGAAGCTTCTGCCCCAGCTGGTGGGGGGCCGTGAGGGGTTGAATGAGGCCGCCGCCTGGGAGTCCGCCGATCTGGTGGTGACCGGCATCGTCGGTTGCGCCGGCCTGCTGCCCACCCTGGCGGCCGTGCGCGCCGGCAAGGATCTGGCCCTGGCCAACAAGGAAACCCTGATTGCTGCCGGGCCGGTGGTGCTGCCCGAGCTGAAGAAGAGCGGCAGTCGCCTGTTGCCGGCCGATTCGGAGCACTCCGCCATCTTCCAGTGCCTGCAGGGCACCCCCTGGGCCGAAAACGCCCGGCTCTCCACCGGCATTCCCACCCCCGGCCTGCGCCGAATCCAACTCACCGCCTCCGGTGGCGCCTTCCGCGACTGGAAAGCCGCTGACCTGGAGAAGGCGACCGTGGCCGATGCCACGTCCCATCCCAACTGGAGCATGGGCCGCAAGATCACCGTGGATTCCGCCTCACTGATGAACAAGGGGCTGGAAGTGATCGAAGCCCACTATCTGTTCGGCCTCGATTACGACCACATCGAAATCGTTATTCACCCCCAGAGCATCATCCATTCGATGATCGAACTGGCGGATTCCTCCGTGCTCGCCCAGCTCGGCTGGCCCGACATGAAACTGCCGATCCTTTACTGCCTCAGCTGGCCTTCCCGGCTCGACACCCCCTGGCGCCGTCTCAATCTCACCGAGGTGGGCCAACTGACCTTCCGCAGCCCCGATCCCGCCAAATATCCCTGCATGGAGCTGGCTTACGCCGCCGGACGCGCCGGCGGCACCATGCCGGCTGTGTTGAATGCGGCCAACGAGGAAGCCGTGGCCCAGTTCCTGCAGGAACGGATTCATTTCCTCGACATTCCCGACCTGATCGATGCCGCCTGCGAACGGCACAAGGCCGATCGGATGGATCACCCCCGCCTCGAGGATGTGCTGGAGGTGGATCAATGGGCGCGGGTCACGGTGCGCGAGCAGGTGAGCCGCGGCAGCCAGCGGCTGGGGATGACCCCGGTTGCGGCGTGA